The Anaerolineae bacterium DNA segment AAGGTAGCGTTATATCGTTTTTTCATCCTTTTATTATAGGACATTAATTCCGTTTTTGAGTGTCCAAATTTCGGGGTCCATTATACTCTCTTGTTCTCGTTTTGATGCTTTTCGCATTGAGATGATACGAATAATCTCATCCTTGCGGACAGTAAAAGAAATGACTATGATGCTCTGCGCCAACATTCCCAAG contains these protein-coding regions:
- a CDS encoding BrnT family toxin; its protein translation is MKFEWDEDKRRTNLHKHGLDFNDDAFVVEDPHDDYDETRYILLGMLAQSIIVISFTVRKDEIIRIISMRKASKREQESIMDPEIWTLKNGINVL